A single genomic interval of Terriglobus albidus harbors:
- a CDS encoding glycosyltransferase family 39 protein, whose amino-acid sequence MTTVFATRTKPSSWFSRLRESFDSPVRLLPAVVFFALAIRLIVAVFAAGDIAKPTFDHGDFGAEMGWVARSLFFGHGFSAPFLPLTGPTALVPPIYPYLMSGVFRVFGLYTLQAAYVLLAINSLFSALTCIPVYFSVRNVAGQRAARWAAWGWALYPFAIYFSASQVWDYALTSLLFACCFWAAQVLHSAHRSIGWAAFGALFGVTLLSNPSVLTSLPFLLLLAGWRVRREGGPWIRRMAVAVLATIVVVLPWSIRNQRVLHTAVPLRDGFWLEFYAGNHGDTSVTNPPAAHPASNDYEMKKWVEMGETAYLAEKHDLSVRFVRQHPRHFAAVTLRRTLRYWTSFWSFDRDYLKREPFDIPNLFFCTGLTLLMLRGIRRWLRQDWRSVMPYLALVVLFPIPYYLTHASMDYRQPIEPQILALVIVGLVGMQPQESYVDEDEDAFAVEAELQPAN is encoded by the coding sequence ATGACGACAGTTTTCGCGACGCGCACGAAGCCTTCTTCGTGGTTCTCCCGTCTTCGGGAAAGTTTCGATTCTCCAGTCCGGCTCCTACCCGCGGTAGTCTTCTTTGCTCTGGCGATTCGGCTGATCGTTGCTGTATTCGCCGCCGGTGATATTGCCAAACCAACGTTCGATCACGGCGATTTCGGCGCCGAAATGGGATGGGTGGCCCGCAGTCTCTTCTTCGGCCATGGCTTCAGCGCGCCTTTCCTGCCGTTGACCGGACCCACGGCACTGGTCCCACCCATCTATCCGTACCTGATGTCCGGGGTCTTTCGCGTGTTCGGGCTCTATACGCTGCAGGCTGCCTATGTATTGCTGGCGATCAACAGTCTCTTCTCGGCGCTGACCTGCATTCCGGTCTATTTCAGTGTTCGTAATGTGGCCGGTCAGCGAGCGGCGCGCTGGGCAGCATGGGGTTGGGCGCTCTACCCCTTCGCCATCTACTTTTCCGCATCCCAGGTCTGGGACTACGCTCTGACTTCGCTGCTTTTTGCCTGCTGCTTCTGGGCAGCACAGGTGCTGCACAGTGCTCACCGGTCGATCGGCTGGGCTGCCTTCGGTGCGCTCTTCGGCGTTACGCTGCTTTCAAATCCCTCGGTCCTGACTTCGCTTCCGTTCCTGCTTCTGCTTGCCGGCTGGCGTGTACGCCGCGAGGGGGGACCGTGGATTCGCCGTATGGCGGTTGCGGTGCTGGCAACAATCGTCGTTGTCCTGCCATGGTCGATCCGCAACCAGCGTGTCCTGCATACGGCCGTACCTTTGCGCGATGGTTTCTGGCTCGAGTTCTATGCAGGCAACCATGGAGACACTTCGGTGACGAACCCTCCTGCAGCGCATCCGGCAAGCAATGACTACGAGATGAAGAAGTGGGTCGAGATGGGAGAGACGGCGTACCTGGCCGAAAAGCACGATCTTTCCGTACGTTTTGTCCGTCAGCATCCTCGCCACTTCGCGGCTGTCACGCTGCGCAGGACTCTGCGTTACTGGACCAGCTTCTGGAGCTTCGATCGTGATTATCTGAAGCGTGAGCCCTTCGACATCCCGAATTTGTTCTTCTGCACCGGTCTTACCCTGCTAATGCTACGCGGTATCCGCCGTTGGCTGCGGCAGGACTGGCGCTCGGTCATGCCGTACCTCGCACTCGTAGTACTGTTTCCTATCCCGTACTATCTGACGCATGCTTCGATGGACTATCGTCAGCCGATCGAGCCGCAGATCCTGGCTCTCGTCATCGTAGGCCTGGT
- a CDS encoding TrmH family RNA methyltransferase, translated as MPFLITSRTNPRLKQLRAALDGLTRLSEGYIGIEGEHLLEEALRSGLEVKSVFLREDRVLPASLILPPTLEVISVAKDAFVSATESPQGVAALVIPPRHSPEALLRGKPLIVVTEALQDPGNLGTLIRTAEAFGATGLVTLSGTVSPWNQKALRASAGSALRLPIVAGDTATIDLLRRNGVRILAAVPADGIPATKAGLVEPCAILLGNEGAGLSASMLGLADERITIPTPGPTESLNAAVAGSILLYEAARQRAGEQ; from the coding sequence ATGCCTTTCCTGATCACCAGCCGAACGAATCCCCGTTTAAAGCAGCTTCGAGCTGCGCTGGATGGACTGACCCGGCTCTCCGAAGGCTACATCGGCATTGAAGGCGAGCATCTACTGGAAGAGGCCCTTCGCAGTGGCCTCGAAGTAAAGTCCGTCTTTTTGCGCGAGGACCGGGTCCTTCCGGCATCCCTTATTCTGCCTCCAACCTTGGAAGTCATCTCCGTCGCAAAGGATGCCTTTGTTTCGGCGACGGAGTCTCCACAGGGGGTTGCCGCATTGGTTATCCCTCCCCGGCACTCCCCCGAGGCGCTGCTGCGTGGTAAGCCGCTGATCGTCGTTACCGAGGCCCTTCAGGATCCAGGCAACCTGGGCACCCTGATCCGTACGGCGGAGGCCTTCGGAGCGACCGGCCTGGTGACGCTTTCAGGGACTGTATCGCCCTGGAACCAGAAAGCGCTGCGTGCCTCCGCCGGGTCGGCGCTGCGGCTGCCGATCGTTGCCGGGGATACGGCAACCATCGATCTGCTGCGCCGTAACGGAGTCCGGATTCTTGCAGCCGTCCCGGCAGATGGCATTCCCGCAACCAAGGCCGGCCTGGTGGAACCGTGTGCCATCCTTCTGGGAAATGAAGGCGCGGGGCTCTCGGCCTCGATGCTCGGCCTCGCCGATGAACGCATTACTATTCCCACGCCAGGACCGACAGAAAGCCTGAACGCCGCGGTAGCCGGCAGCATCCTTCTCTATGAAGCAGCGCGGCAACGCGCAGGTGAGCAGTAG
- a CDS encoding replication-associated recombination protein A has product MGLFDVSPMVQDTGTSRAPLAERMRPRTLDEFTGQEHLLGPGKPLRTQIEQDDAASIILWGPPGVGKTTLAKIIARVTQATFIEFSAVLSGIKEIKQVMADAEKAAQMGSRTILFVDEIHRFNKAQQDAFLPYVERGSIRLIGATTENPSFEINAALLSRCRVYTLQQLTQPQIISLLQRALHDEERGLGKLGLAADEAAMATIASYSSGDARYALNALEVAAKLAVSRKQNALTESLVTDALQQRVLLYDKSGEQHYDLISALHKSVRNSDADASLYWLGRMLVAGEDPMYVARRVVRMAVEDIGLAAPEALNLCLSARDAMHFLGSPEGELALAQAVTYLALAPKSNAVYTAWGAIQQDIQRTAAEPVPLHLRNAPTSLLKSLDYGKDYQYAHDVEGKVADMDCLPPSLANRRYYQPTQDGREKLLAQRMEEIRRIRDSKRRR; this is encoded by the coding sequence ATGGGACTCTTCGATGTATCGCCGATGGTGCAGGACACCGGCACGTCACGTGCTCCGCTGGCCGAACGTATGCGCCCTCGCACACTGGATGAATTCACCGGGCAGGAACACCTGCTTGGTCCCGGCAAGCCGTTGCGCACCCAGATCGAACAGGACGATGCCGCCTCCATCATTCTGTGGGGGCCGCCGGGAGTCGGTAAGACGACGCTGGCGAAGATCATCGCGCGCGTGACCCAGGCCACCTTTATCGAGTTTTCGGCGGTACTCTCCGGCATCAAAGAGATCAAGCAGGTGATGGCAGACGCGGAGAAAGCCGCCCAGATGGGTTCGCGCACGATCCTGTTCGTCGATGAGATTCACCGCTTTAACAAGGCACAACAGGACGCCTTTCTGCCCTACGTCGAGCGCGGCTCCATTCGCCTGATCGGAGCGACGACCGAGAACCCCTCCTTTGAAATTAACGCCGCACTGCTCTCCCGTTGCCGTGTCTACACCCTGCAGCAGCTCACGCAGCCGCAAATTATCAGCCTGCTGCAACGTGCGCTGCACGATGAGGAACGGGGTCTCGGCAAGTTGGGCCTGGCAGCAGACGAAGCTGCAATGGCCACCATCGCCAGCTACTCCAGCGGAGACGCCCGCTATGCTCTGAATGCGCTGGAGGTCGCCGCAAAGCTGGCGGTCTCGCGTAAACAGAACGCGCTGACAGAATCGCTGGTCACCGATGCTCTGCAGCAGCGTGTGCTGCTCTATGACAAGAGCGGCGAACAGCACTACGACCTGATCTCGGCACTGCATAAGTCGGTGCGGAACTCCGACGCCGATGCCTCTCTGTACTGGCTTGGCCGGATGCTCGTCGCCGGCGAAGACCCCATGTATGTGGCGCGCAGAGTGGTCCGTATGGCCGTAGAGGATATCGGCCTGGCAGCGCCGGAGGCGCTCAATCTCTGCCTTTCAGCGCGCGATGCCATGCACTTCCTCGGTTCTCCGGAAGGAGAGCTCGCACTCGCCCAGGCCGTCACCTACCTGGCCCTGGCGCCGAAGTCGAATGCCGTTTACACCGCCTGGGGCGCGATCCAACAGGATATCCAGCGCACGGCTGCCGAGCCTGTGCCGCTGCACCTTCGCAATGCTCCCACCTCGCTGCTGAAGTCACTCGATTACGGGAAGGACTATCAGTACGCCCATGACGTCGAAGGCAAGGTGGCTGATATGGATTGCCTGCCTCCTTCTCTCGCGAACCGCCGCTACTACCAGCCCACGCAGGACGGCCGCGAAAAGCTGCTGGCGCAGCGTATGGAAGAGATCCGGCGCATCCGCGACTCGAAGCGTCGGCGCTAG
- a CDS encoding AI-2E family transporter translates to MAGFERDALKTAGGALVAWWRATTLDALIVGALWWLGLTLIGVPLAPLWGMLGGLLQFIPNFGPVLSVCGPALALLFTDKDWYSYCWLLGLYGAIAAIDGLLIQPYLLKRTARVPWWAAFFGPIVLGIIIPFWGVLLAPPLLAIIYAFRKPKASQGG, encoded by the coding sequence TTGGCAGGCTTTGAGAGGGATGCACTGAAGACCGCCGGTGGTGCGCTGGTCGCATGGTGGCGGGCCACGACGCTCGATGCACTGATCGTAGGCGCGTTATGGTGGCTCGGACTTACCCTGATAGGCGTCCCACTGGCTCCGCTGTGGGGCATGCTCGGCGGTCTGTTGCAGTTCATTCCCAACTTTGGGCCGGTGCTCAGCGTCTGCGGTCCTGCCCTGGCGCTTCTGTTCACCGACAAGGATTGGTACAGCTACTGCTGGCTGCTGGGCCTCTACGGGGCGATTGCCGCTATCGATGGCCTGCTGATTCAACCCTATCTGCTGAAGCGGACCGCACGCGTCCCCTGGTGGGCGGCGTTCTTCGGGCCGATTGTGCTGGGCATCATCATCCCCTTTTGGGGAGTCTTGCTGGCTCCGCCGCTACTAGCCATCATCTATGCGTTTCGCAAGCCGAAGGCAAGTCAGGGCGGCTAG
- a CDS encoding alpha-amylase family glycosyl hydrolase, whose product MAVMMQAFYWDAPIHESKIGEWWNHLRELTPQLTASGINALWLPPISKAADIRSNGYDPYDYFDLGDFDQKGGTKTLYGNRAELEALIKTLHDHQIGAYADMVINHNSGADAEEVNPLDGQKRWTKFTPKSGKFPRDWNCFHPSRYEQVMMEGENFAGFPHLCHRNPRVYEAMYEYARLLIEELKFDGFRFDFVKGYEPWMIGLLAKYRYEREGTDFVPFVVGEHWSSKEEIGGWLERVNRHTDSQIAALDFPLRYKLKDLCDTLQYDLRNLTDDGAVVTKRPFNAVTFVDNHDMGDDEIINDKMLAYSFILVNEGYPCIFWYDYFNHDLARPRTPNGIDALIDVHHRYAGGEASILHADPDLYIMQRGGFDQQPGLVYVLNNLGDKWSGTLVKTQWPNQKFRPLAWDGHDIAHPDERRTNEEGQAEFPAPPRGYCVYVPVED is encoded by the coding sequence ATGGCTGTAATGATGCAAGCTTTCTACTGGGACGCGCCAATCCACGAAAGCAAGATCGGTGAATGGTGGAACCACCTCAGAGAACTTACACCGCAGCTTACTGCCTCGGGCATCAATGCCCTTTGGCTTCCTCCCATCTCAAAAGCAGCGGATATCAGATCGAACGGTTATGACCCGTATGACTACTTCGACCTTGGAGACTTTGACCAGAAGGGCGGAACCAAGACGCTGTATGGCAATCGTGCCGAGTTGGAGGCACTCATCAAAACACTCCATGACCACCAGATCGGCGCCTATGCGGATATGGTGATCAATCACAACTCCGGCGCCGATGCCGAAGAAGTGAATCCGTTGGACGGGCAAAAACGCTGGACAAAGTTCACGCCTAAGTCGGGCAAGTTCCCTCGTGACTGGAACTGCTTTCATCCTTCGCGTTATGAACAGGTGATGATGGAGGGCGAAAACTTCGCCGGCTTCCCTCACCTGTGCCATCGCAATCCGCGTGTCTACGAAGCGATGTATGAGTACGCCCGCTTGCTCATCGAAGAGCTCAAGTTCGACGGCTTCCGCTTCGACTTCGTTAAAGGCTATGAACCATGGATGATCGGCCTGCTGGCGAAGTATCGTTATGAACGCGAAGGCACGGACTTCGTGCCGTTTGTCGTAGGCGAGCACTGGTCCTCGAAAGAAGAGATCGGTGGGTGGCTGGAACGAGTGAACCGCCACACAGACTCGCAGATCGCGGCGTTAGACTTTCCTCTGCGCTACAAGCTGAAAGATCTGTGCGACACACTGCAATATGACCTCAGGAATTTAACCGATGATGGCGCCGTCGTGACCAAGCGCCCGTTCAACGCCGTTACGTTCGTCGACAATCACGATATGGGCGACGATGAGATCATCAACGACAAGATGCTTGCCTATTCGTTCATTCTGGTGAACGAAGGCTACCCCTGTATCTTCTGGTACGACTACTTCAACCATGACCTCGCAAGGCCGCGGACGCCGAACGGGATCGATGCTTTGATCGACGTGCATCATCGGTATGCCGGCGGAGAAGCCTCCATCCTGCATGCGGACCCGGACTTGTACATCATGCAACGTGGCGGATTCGACCAGCAGCCGGGATTGGTCTATGTGCTGAACAATCTCGGAGACAAATGGTCAGGAACGTTGGTCAAAACACAGTGGCCGAACCAGAAGTTTCGTCCTCTCGCGTGGGACGGCCACGACATCGCCCATCCGGACGAGCGCCGCACGAATGAGGAGGGCCAGGCGGAGTTTCCCGCGCCTCCACGGGGATACTGTGTCTACGTTCCGGTAGAGGATTAA
- a CDS encoding MBL fold metallo-hydrolase, which yields MKPFSLSPRIVTVRILLCIVAGSMAAAQPAAPRPPMIPSGETRKLTSHTYAIEDKDTTPGVPNIGFVVGSRGILVIDTGMGPRNGQTVVAEAQKLAPGHQLYLVTTHVHPEHDLGAEAFPPQTKVIRSADQEKDIAQYGLSMANTFIARSTINAELLTGANFRTADIHFDKSYDLDLGGITVRILAMGPNHTRGDTAIWVPAERVLFSGDVAMKGLPSFASPDSSVKQWLASLQTFAALKPAIVVPSHGPIGDTGYITGYQSLLTTVRDRTAALKRQGKSLEEVTSILTAELKPKYADTNRLAGAIRTAYAEAS from the coding sequence GTGAAGCCCTTTTCCCTTTCCCCGCGCATTGTCACCGTTCGCATCCTCTTGTGCATCGTCGCCGGTTCCATGGCGGCAGCCCAACCGGCCGCTCCCAGACCGCCGATGATCCCCTCCGGCGAGACGCGGAAGCTGACTTCTCACACCTACGCGATTGAAGACAAGGACACGACTCCGGGTGTGCCGAACATCGGCTTCGTGGTTGGTTCCCGCGGCATCCTGGTCATCGACACGGGAATGGGGCCGCGCAACGGCCAGACCGTAGTGGCCGAGGCGCAGAAGCTGGCTCCCGGACACCAGCTCTATCTCGTCACCACGCATGTACATCCCGAACACGATCTCGGCGCCGAAGCCTTCCCGCCGCAGACGAAGGTGATTCGATCGGCCGACCAGGAGAAGGACATTGCCCAGTACGGCCTGAGCATGGCCAACACCTTCATCGCTCGCAGTACCATCAATGCCGAGCTGCTTACCGGGGCAAATTTCCGCACCGCCGACATTCATTTCGACAAATCGTACGACCTCGACCTGGGCGGTATTACTGTCCGTATTCTGGCGATGGGGCCAAACCATACCCGTGGCGACACCGCAATCTGGGTACCGGCTGAACGGGTCCTGTTTTCCGGCGATGTTGCCATGAAGGGACTGCCGTCATTTGCCAGTCCCGATTCCAGCGTCAAGCAGTGGCTGGCCAGCCTGCAGACCTTTGCCGCCTTGAAACCGGCCATCGTTGTTCCCAGCCATGGGCCAATTGGAGACACCGGCTACATCACCGGCTATCAGTCATTGCTGACCACCGTGCGTGACCGCACCGCGGCGCTCAAACGGCAAGGGAAGTCTCTGGAAGAGGTGACATCCATTCTGACCGCCGAACTCAAGCCGAAGTATGCCGATACCAATCGCCTGGCCGGAGCTATCCGGACAGCCTATGCTGAAGCCTCGTAG
- a CDS encoding MarR family winged helix-turn-helix transcriptional regulator: protein MTALPELPCACMSARRLARILTRLYAEEMVGHMEPAQFGLLQMMEHMPLCTQAGLAHALCMDKTTVSRDIAVMKKRGWVEGGRGGLRVTPIGRRLLADTMPHWQRAQKRLRKALGDDGWQALFAAMRAVSYEASA, encoded by the coding sequence ATGACAGCTCTTCCAGAGCTTCCGTGTGCCTGCATGTCTGCCCGTCGCCTGGCGAGAATCTTGACGCGCCTGTATGCCGAGGAGATGGTGGGACACATGGAGCCGGCACAGTTCGGTCTGCTGCAAATGATGGAGCATATGCCGCTTTGTACGCAGGCCGGTCTTGCCCATGCTCTGTGCATGGATAAAACCACCGTCTCGCGCGATATCGCTGTGATGAAGAAACGCGGCTGGGTAGAGGGTGGACGCGGCGGGTTGCGCGTCACCCCCATTGGCCGCCGGCTTCTAGCCGACACGATGCCGCATTGGCAGCGAGCGCAGAAACGTCTCCGTAAGGCTCTGGGGGACGACGGATGGCAGGCTCTGTTTGCCGCGATGCGTGCGGTCAGCTACGAGGCTTCAGCATAG
- the purQ gene encoding phosphoribosylformylglycinamidine synthase subunit PurQ: MKFGVLVFPGSNCDHDTYNVLDAVAHQPVTFLWHESTDLQGCDAILVPGGFAYGDYLRTGAIAHFAPVMGAVKKFAANGGLVMGICNGFQILTESGLLPGALMRNAGLKYICKQVHLRTETTDSPFTASLSPGEVLQMPVGHMEGNYFCDEATLAQLEKQNRVAFRYATPEGQVTPEANPNGSLKNIAGILSEGRNVLGLMPHPDRSSEVMLGSADGLKLFQNMVSALAAR; the protein is encoded by the coding sequence ATGAAGTTCGGCGTCCTCGTCTTCCCCGGATCCAACTGCGACCACGATACCTACAATGTGCTGGATGCCGTCGCGCATCAGCCGGTGACCTTCCTGTGGCATGAGTCGACCGATCTGCAGGGCTGCGATGCCATCCTTGTGCCGGGAGGCTTCGCTTATGGCGACTATCTCCGCACCGGAGCCATCGCCCACTTCGCCCCGGTGATGGGCGCTGTGAAGAAGTTTGCGGCGAACGGTGGCCTGGTGATGGGCATCTGCAACGGCTTCCAGATTCTGACCGAGAGTGGTCTGCTGCCAGGCGCGCTGATGCGCAATGCCGGCTTGAAGTACATCTGTAAACAGGTACACCTGCGGACAGAGACGACAGACTCGCCGTTTACCGCTTCCCTCTCCCCGGGGGAGGTGCTGCAGATGCCGGTCGGCCACATGGAAGGCAATTACTTCTGCGATGAGGCCACGCTGGCTCAGCTTGAAAAGCAGAATCGCGTCGCCTTCCGTTACGCCACTCCCGAAGGCCAGGTCACACCTGAGGCAAATCCCAATGGCTCCCTGAAGAACATTGCCGGTATCCTTTCTGAGGGACGCAATGTGCTCGGTCTGATGCCGCATCCGGATCGCTCCAGCGAGGTTATGCTCGGCTCTGCCGATGGCTTGAAACTGTTCCAGAACATGGTGTCGGCGCTTGCCGCCAGATGA
- a CDS encoding tyrosine-protein phosphatase, with product MIDLHHHLLYGLDDGARTLEDSLNMTRMAIEDGITHIVCTPHANHRYRFDPEINNARLNDIKQELNRSGDGDKITFGLGCDFHMTYDNIEDAKVNPAKYSINGNGYLLVELPDEGIPVGLTETFYQLQLAGLTPILTHPERNATLQRNPDRMKNWIRGGLLIQVTAGSVIGRFGRLAQALASRMLADNWVHVIATDAHNVSSRPPKMRQATDAIEEMYGAETARRLCVENPRRIFYGKQLGEQPEPIGIYGDLQPKKSWFDKLLRR from the coding sequence ATGATCGATCTTCATCATCATCTTCTCTATGGTCTCGACGATGGTGCGCGAACGCTGGAAGATTCGCTCAACATGACCCGCATGGCCATCGAAGACGGCATTACTCACATTGTGTGTACGCCGCATGCCAATCACCGGTATCGTTTCGATCCGGAGATCAACAACGCGCGTCTGAACGATATCAAGCAAGAGTTGAATCGCTCCGGCGATGGCGACAAGATCACCTTCGGGCTCGGCTGCGACTTCCACATGACGTACGACAACATCGAAGACGCCAAGGTGAATCCCGCCAAATACAGCATCAACGGCAACGGATACCTTCTGGTGGAGCTTCCCGATGAAGGCATTCCCGTCGGTCTGACCGAAACCTTCTACCAGCTCCAGCTCGCCGGCCTGACGCCGATCCTTACGCACCCGGAGCGCAATGCCACGCTACAGCGCAACCCGGACCGGATGAAGAACTGGATCCGCGGAGGCCTTCTGATCCAGGTCACGGCAGGTTCCGTCATCGGCCGCTTCGGCCGCCTGGCACAAGCCCTGGCCTCACGCATGCTGGCGGATAACTGGGTTCATGTGATCGCGACGGACGCACACAACGTCTCCAGCCGCCCGCCGAAGATGCGTCAGGCAACTGATGCCATCGAAGAGATGTACGGCGCTGAAACAGCCCGCCGTCTCTGCGTCGAGAACCCAAGGCGCATCTTCTACGGAAAGCAACTCGGAGAGCAGCCGGAACCGATCGGCATCTATGGCGACCTGCAGCCGAAGAAGTCCTGGTTCGATAAACTGCTCCGCCGCTAG
- a CDS encoding SDR family NAD(P)-dependent oxidoreductase — protein MGLLSGKRALVTGGARRIGRAIALELARSGADVAITYRESSADAERVISEIRALGVAANAVSCDLRQPQSVREAVNRAAETMGGLDLLVNNAGRFETAALEHLTVEQWDAMAETNTRGPFLVAQAAFPYLKASHGRIVNIGSLGGLHPWATHGHYCTSKAALHMLSQTMAKAWAPEISVNCVAPGMIVFGDVEAEYQHFAERTPMKRNGSAEEVAAAVLFFATGPHFITGQLISVDGGLSL, from the coding sequence ATGGGTCTGCTTTCAGGGAAGCGAGCGCTGGTCACCGGCGGCGCCAGGAGGATTGGCCGCGCGATCGCGCTGGAACTGGCACGATCAGGTGCGGATGTGGCCATTACCTACCGGGAATCTTCGGCCGATGCCGAGCGTGTGATCTCAGAGATCAGGGCGCTGGGTGTGGCGGCCAATGCTGTTTCCTGCGATCTGCGCCAGCCGCAAAGCGTGCGGGAGGCAGTGAACCGGGCGGCGGAGACGATGGGCGGGTTGGATCTGCTGGTGAACAACGCCGGCCGTTTTGAGACGGCGGCCCTTGAGCACCTCACAGTCGAGCAATGGGATGCCATGGCAGAGACTAATACGCGTGGACCATTCCTGGTGGCGCAGGCGGCATTTCCCTATCTGAAAGCCAGTCACGGACGCATCGTGAACATCGGCTCCCTGGGAGGTCTGCATCCCTGGGCAACGCACGGGCATTACTGCACCTCCAAGGCGGCCCTGCACATGCTGAGTCAGACGATGGCCAAGGCATGGGCTCCGGAGATCAGTGTGAACTGTGTCGCACCTGGGATGATTGTCTTCGGCGACGTGGAGGCCGAATATCAGCACTTCGCCGAACGTACACCGATGAAGCGCAATGGGAGCGCCGAAGAGGTGGCCGCAGCGGTGCTTTTCTTTGCAACCGGACCGCACTTCATTACCGGGCAGCTGATCAGCGTCGACGGCGGACTGTCGCTGTAA
- a CDS encoding carboxypeptidase-like regulatory domain-containing protein yields MRCAGVVALAAVMAVTGVSGAQDNREDRHGRKYKAPPETSRIEVLVVKDFNGKPIQNAAVIFRPMEDGQPNGSYEVKTGPDGKATIDVIPRGATVVLQVLATGFASYAKQYEIAEANKAIEVRVIRPREQVSAYQDNGDKESQRKAGVQEANRPKDSKTNNTSDTNKTNNTSSPK; encoded by the coding sequence ATGCGGTGTGCAGGTGTTGTAGCGTTGGCGGCGGTAATGGCGGTTACGGGCGTGAGTGGCGCCCAGGACAACCGTGAAGATCGACATGGGCGTAAGTACAAAGCGCCGCCGGAGACCTCGCGTATTGAAGTTCTGGTGGTAAAGGACTTCAACGGCAAACCGATTCAGAATGCCGCCGTGATCTTCCGTCCTATGGAAGATGGTCAACCGAACGGAAGCTATGAAGTGAAGACCGGACCCGACGGTAAGGCAACGATCGATGTCATTCCGCGAGGAGCGACCGTAGTGCTGCAAGTGCTCGCAACCGGGTTTGCCAGCTATGCCAAGCAATACGAGATTGCAGAGGCGAATAAGGCGATCGAGGTACGCGTCATTCGCCCACGCGAGCAGGTCTCTGCGTATCAGGACAATGGCGACAAGGAGTCGCAGCGTAAGGCCGGCGTACAGGAAGCGAATCGGCCGAAGGATAGTAAAACGAACAATACCTCGGACACCAACAAGACGAACAATACCTCGTCGCCGAAGTAA